A segment of the Vicinamibacteria bacterium genome:
TAGCCGAATCGCGCCGCGTACTGATCGCGGAACTCGTTCTCCGGCGTTTCCGGGGTCGGGTCACGACGGGCCCAGAAGAACTCGATGAAGCGAAGCTTCTCCTCGTCGGTCTCGAGCGCCCGATAGACGCTACGCTCCGACTGGGTCAGGATCCACTTGACGTATTGGTCGGGCCACTCCTCGAGGAGCTCTTTTAGAGGCTTGCCCTCGATCTCCGCGGGAAGCTTCTGGGACGACGTCGTCTGCGGTCGATGGGCGGCGCCGCCAAGGGCCACCAAGAGCACGAGCGCGGGAAACATCGGGGCCAGCCTAGCGCCATGCTTATCGATCACGCAAAAGCTATCAGTTCGGGATGAGCCACTCGGACGCCCGGACTCCCTCGATCACCACCAGGTATCGGTTCGCCGAGGGCGAAAGCAGCCGTGTCTCGACTCCGCTCGGCCAGTCGATCGCGAGCTCCTCGGCGTCCTCTTTGCCGAGACCGAACAGGACACGGCTGTCGCTGGAAGAGAAGACGCTTCCCGAGGCGTGGGCGATCTTCGTTTGCACCCTCGAGCGGGCGCGCAAACGGAGGCGCGCTCCGGTTCCATCACGGGGTGCCTGGCGCCCCACGAGAACGATTCCAACCCACCGGGCATCGCGAGTGAGCTCGTTTCTCAGAATCGTCGGTTGGTCGTCGATTGCCACGGTCACGACGTCGGTGTCACCGTCGTCGTCCAGATCACCGAGGGCGGCGCCGCGGCTCGAGCGCGGTCCCTCGGCGGAGTCGGCCGAAATCGCCGATTCCAAAAAAATTCCCCCGCCGTCGTTCAGGAACACCTGATCTCGCTGCTCGTAGCTGGTCGTCACGTCCGCCGCGGAGACGTTCGGATAGACGTGTCCATTGGCAATGAAGAGATCCTCGTCGCCATCCAGATCCAGATCCACGAAACGCGTACCCCAGCCCAGCTTCCCGAGGCTCGGTGTCGAGAGGCCGGCCTCTTCGGTCGCGTCGGTGAACAATCCGTCTTCGGAGCCGATGTAGAGCGTGTTCGTTTCGTGAGAGAAGTTCGTGACGAAGATGTCGAGGTGGCCGTCAGCGTTCACGTCGCCGAAA
Coding sequences within it:
- a CDS encoding GWxTD domain-containing protein; this translates as MFPALVLLVALGGAAHRPQTTSSQKLPAEIEGKPLKELLEEWPDQYVKWILTQSERSVYRALETDEEKLRFIEFFWARRDPTPETPENEFRDQYAARFG